In Pleuronectes platessa chromosome 8, fPlePla1.1, whole genome shotgun sequence, the genomic stretch cactcagaaaacgttccgcaaatattaacctttattccgtccctagagccagcgtacagctgtgtgcgtgagggtgagactgtatcagcgtcggcataaatgcgcgctgtaatcttcagtcataagagtaatacttgtaagtaatgcgccggaacaattaacagagtcttcactattgtgtgcgtgacattaagttaagttgtcttttcctgttttagtaattgctctcaagacgataaggacggcgtggatccctgctttattttaaatgaattaaaggtatgacataatgatgtgttttatgattgtcaatgttttcaaacattttgataaactggtttaaattgtgtgaactaactacaacaagtttgttttatagggctgccttatttgaccttatttaaatttagtttctttctgatttattggtttgattattgtgctttttgttttgttttattttgttctatgggaatgtgcaatatggttgactggtacatattaaataaattgtatatttctgaaatcacagcctcttctgctgatgttttaatgttcctgacaggacggtgattcttataggctgcagggagtcggcgaagtctatttagggaccccctaactcttcccttctccccctctctctctccccccactgccggtcctgtgtgtgtgaggaagtgttgcgtgggccgagcagggatggatttataaaagagtgcgtaggattcttactaaaagtgtgcttatgcccaaaagcaggaaatggcgtaagccaaagctaattccgatttataaaaccgtgcgcacgcaaaacctgaactccaaatccgctctccacacgctcaatttctactataaatggtcaatgcatagcacgtcacgaatattaaattatgaagctgaccaatggttttccaccgcgagtcctgacggaggcacggcatcaagcgatgtgaagaggaagtaaaactttcagacactgacatcgaggtgtttgttagtgtgatggaggtgaagagcgacttatgggacagctgtgatgtcactaataaaggaaatacactgatactctgccgctgctgctgtggataacacaatgtgtgagaatagaaatcgctgaaccctcgcttcctcctcatccttccattcgcatgcacacatcgtccagaaccccccaccggggtcacggtagtatttatccatttagagaatcggaccgcttccctcacatcagtggatccttgcctccactctgggatcttatttggaaagtttattcatttcttgtaagtaatctcctgtgcgctctgcccgctctctgtgcgctctgcgccactgcgctctctgcggtctgcgcgctctgctgaattatgttgaatttcatttaaaacaataataaacagacaaataaatttacatgacaattgtttacagtgcgggagttacactccaacagaacgcatcacactcgcgctgtgggttttacgcggtgtcattgccgccggtctacggggagtatgacggaagttgcatgtgcgcaggacatcagctcctgtggaaacacacgagcaaagcgatgacggaagcgacgctgatgggatcggtcccagaatttccttgtggttaactctttagatttggaagggtcgaacatcaaagcagcaaacacaaaaacctgaagggaacaacctaaacttaactactgaaattaatggaaccaaaagacatgttcctatcctgactcctcttccagaaacaggagaaaaaatgggttcaactcaaatgatacccaccccccgaacctggctgggacatcctcaacagatcttaagacacgttacaagtgtaaggggtcaattcttaatacagttttcgagttttggcagtgttatttttcccgttttgctgatattttaattcatccgacaggacagtgattcctataggctgcggggatttggcgacgtctattaagggacaccgtagcgctccctctcgccctctctctctctctactgccggtcctgtgtgtgtgagtaagtgcagcgtggccgcagcaggtgcggacacaagttgtttgttgcggtgagtttgctgaaagtaactttaatgtcaacggagatcactcagaaaacgttccgcaaatattaacctttattccgtccctagagccagcgtacagctgtgtgcgtgagggtgagactgtatcagcgtcggcataaatgcgcgctgtaatcttcagtcataagagtaatacttgtaagtaatgcgccggaacaattaacagagtcttcactattgtgtgcgtgacattaagttaagttgtcttttcctgttttagtaattgctctcaagacaataaggacggcgtggatccctgctttattttaaatgaattaaaggtatgacataatgatgtgttttatgattgtcaatgttttcaaacattttgataaactggtttaaattgtgtgaactaactacaacaagtttgttttatagggctgccttatttgaccttatttaaatttagtttctttctgatttattggtttgattattgtgctttttgttttattttattttgttctatgggaatgtgcaatatggttgactggtacgtattaaataaattgtatatttctgaaatcacagcctcttctgctgatgttttaatgttcctgacaggacggtgattcttataggctgcagggagtcggcgaagtctatttagggaccccgtaactcttcccttctccccctctctctctccccccactgccggtcctgtgtgtgtgaggaagtgttgcgtgggccgagcagggatggatttataaaagagtgcgtaggattcttactaaaagtgtgcttatgcccaaaagcaggaaatggcgtaagccaaagctaattccgatttataaaaccgtgcgcacgcaaaacctgaactccaaatccgctctccacacgctcaatttctactataaatggtcaataaatagcacgtcacgaatattaaattatgaagctgaccaatggttttccaccgcgagtcctgacggaggcacggcatcaagcgatgtgaagaggaagtaaaactttcagacactgacatcgaggtgtttgttagtgagatggaggtgaagagcgacttatgggacagctgtgatgtcactaataaaggaaatacactgatactctgccgctgctgctgtggataacacaatgtgtgagaatagaaatcgctgaaccctcgcttcctcctcatccttccattcgcatgcacacatcgtccagaaccccccaccggggtcacggtagtatttatccatttagagaatcggaccgcttccctcacatcagtggatccttgcctccactctgggatcttatttggaaagtttattcatttcttgtaagtgatctcctgtgcgctctgcccgctctctgtgcgctctgcgccactgcgctctctgcggtctgcgcgctctgctgaattatgttgaatttcatttaaaacaataataaacagacaaataaatttacatgacaattgtttacagtgcgggagttacactccaacagaacgcatcacactcgcgctgtgggttttacgcggtgtgattgccgcctgtctacggggagtatgacggaagttgcatgtgcgcaggacatcagatcctgtggaaacacacgagcaaagcgatgacggaagcgacgctgatgggatcggtcccagaatttccttgtggttaactctttagatttggaagggtcgaacatcaaagcagcaaacacaaaaacctgaagggaacaacctaaacttaactactgaaattaatggaaccaaaagacatgttcctatcctgactcctcttccagaaacaggagaaaaaatgggttcaactcaaatgatacccaccccccgaacctggctgggacatcctcaacagatcttaagacacgttacaagtgtaaggggtcaattcttaatacagttttcgagttttggcagtgttatttttcccgttttgctgatattttaattcatccgacaggacagtgattcctataggctgcggggatttggcgacgtctattaagggacaccgtagcgctccctctcgccctctctctctctccactgccggtcctgtgtgtgtgagtaagtgcagcgtggccgcagcaggtgcggacacaaattgtttgttgcggtgagtttgctgaaagtaactttaatgtcaacggagatcactcagaaaacgttccgcaaatattaacctttattccgtccctagagccagcgtacagctgtgtgcgtgagggtgagactgtatcagcgtcggcataaatgcgcgctgtaatcttcagtcataagagtaatacttgtaagtaatgcgccggaacaattaacagagtcttcactattgtgtgcgtgacattaagttaagttgtcttttcctgttttagtaattgctctcaagacaataaggacggcgtggatccctgctttgtttttaaatgaattaaaggtatgacataatgatgtgttttatgattgtcaatgttttcaaacattttgataaactggtttaaattgtgtgaactaactacaacaagtttgttttatagggctgccttatttgaccttatttaaatttagtttctttctgatttattggtttgattattgtgctttttgttttattttattttgttctatgggaatgtgcgatatggttgactggtacgtattaaataaattgtatatttctgaaatcacagcctcttctgctgatgttttaatgttcctgacaggacggtgattcttataggctgcagggagtcggcgaagtctatttagggaccccgtacctcttcccttctccccctctctctctccccccactgccggtcctgtgtgtgtgaggaagtgttgcgtgggccgagcagggatggatttataaaagagtgcgtaggattcttactaaaagtgtgcttatgcccaaaagccggaaatggcgtaagccaaagctaattccgatttataaaaccgtgcgcacgcaaaacctgaactccaaatccgctctccacacgctcaatttctactataaattgtcaatgcatagcacgtcacgaatattaaattatgaagctgaccaatggttttccaccgcgagtcctgacggaggcacggcatcaagcgatgtgaagaggaagtaaaactttcagacactgacatcgaggtgtttgttagtgagatggaggtgaagagcgacttatgggacagctgtgatgtcactaataaaggaaatacactgatactctgccgctgctgctgtggataacacaatgtgtgagaatagaaatcgctgaaccctcgcttcctcctcatccttccattcgcatgcacacatcgtccagaaccccccaccggggtcacggtagtatttatccatttagagaatcggaccgcttccctcacatcagtggatccttgcctccactctgggatcttatttggaaagtttattcatttcttgtaagtgatctcctgtgcgctctgcctgatctctgtgcgctctgcgccactgcgctctgcggtctgcgcgctctgctgaattatgttgaatttcatgtaaaacaataataaacagacaaataaatttacatgacaattgtttacagtgcgggagttacactccaacagaccgcgtcacactcgcgctgtgggttttacgcggtgtcattgccgccggtctacggggagtatgacggaagttgcatgtgcgcaggacatcagctcctgtggaaacacacgagcaaagcgatgacggaagcgacgctgatgggatcggtcccagaatttccttgtggttaactctttagatttggaagggtcgaacatcaaagcagcaaacacaaaaacctgaagggaacaacctaaacttaactactgaaattaatggaaccaaaagacatgttcctatcctgactcctcttccagaaacaggagaaaaaatgggttcaactcaaatgatacccaccccccgaacctggctgggacatcctcaacagatcttaagacacgttacaagtgtaaggggtcaattcttaatacagttttcgagttttggcagtgttatttttcccgttttgctgatattttaattcatccgacaggacagtgattcctataggctgcggggatttggcgacgtctattaagggacaccgtagcgctccctctcgccctctctctctctccactgccggtcctgtgtgtgtgagtaagtgcagcgtggccgcagcaggtgcggacacaaattgtttgttgcggtgagtttgctgaaagtaactttaatgtcaacggagatcactcagaaaacgttccgcaaatattaacctttattccgtccctagagccagcgtacagctgtgtgcgtgagggtgagactgtatcagcgtcggcataaatgcgcgctgtaatcttcagtcataagagtaatacttgtaagtaatgcgccggaacaattaacagagtcttcactattgtgtgcgtgacattaagttaagttgtcttttcctgttttagtaattgctctcaagacaataaggacggcgtggatccctgctttgtttttaaatgaattaaaggtatgacataatgatgtgttttatgattgtcaatgttttcaaacattttgataaactggtttaaattgtgtgaactaactacaacaagtttcttttatagggctgccttatttgaccttatttaaatttagtttctttctgatttattggtttgattattgtgctttttgttttattttattttgttctatgtctggcgttgttggcaggatctcACATCTAAAGGGGCAGAGACGTATTTTACTTAATGTTCTATAATTGTGTTTAACTATTTATTGATGGGTGTCCTCTCATGGTTTGAGTGTTGTGTATTCAGTGTTAAAGCCAGAACAGCAGTGTTTTAGTCTGAGTTCATTCCACGTGCCATTTTGTCAGGCCTCGGTGCAGCTTTACTTCATCATGGAGGAAGAGATGCAACAGCTTAGGGAAACCGTGTTACAGCTTAAGGCAGACAACGAACAACTTCGCCAGGCGCGTGCTGCATCTCCGTTGGACCCCGGTGGggctgttttctttccctctgctgCAGCGAGTCAGGCACCGACTGCAAACATAGCCGCCGCTGTCACAGAGCGACTGGTTGTGGTTCCTAGAGACCGTAAGTGTCCCATGTTCAATGGCAGGGCAGGCTTAAGAATAACTGAGTGGATAGAGGAGATACAGGCATGTGTGCGTTCTCGCCATCTTCTTGATGCTGACCAGGCCCTTTTTATGTTTGATCATTTAGAGGGAGAGGCAAAGGAGGAAATTAATTTTCGCCCTAGTGCGGAGCGGCGAGACCCAGTACAGGTGCTTGCTATATTAAAGGAGCTATATGGCTGCGCTCAGTCGTATGTCACGTTACAACAAGCTTTCTTTTCTCGACGCCAACTCGAAGGAGAGACGTTGCAGGAGTTTTCCTTAGCTCTCATGGCCTCAATGGCACGGGTTAAGCAGTGTGCACCTGATGGGATGCCTAATTCTGATATCCTCCTCAGGGATCAGTTTGTGGAGCATGTTTTTGATAGCTCCCTTCGCCGTGAACTCAAGCAACTGGTCAGACGTCAGCCTACTGGCACCTTGTTGGAGCTTCGTGGTGAGGCAATTAGGTGGGAGAGGGAAGGTCTTCCAGGAGGGGATAGGGGGCGTAGCTCCTCCTTGCCATCAGCTTATGGTCTTCAATATGGAGTGCAGGGTCGCTTTCAAACCGCCCCTCCTGTTACTTCACCAGGGCCAGGGTTTAGTGAGTTGATGAACCTTATGAAGTGTCAACAGGAGCAGCTTAACCAACTCACCCAGGCAGTAGCCTCTCTACAGGCCCCCCGCTCCCGAGGTCAGATTTTTAGTAGTGGTCCTTTAATCTGTAGAAGGTGCCAGCAGCCTGGACATTTTGCTCGGGATTGTGAGGGTGAGCGGGCTCCATTTCGACGCCTTGCTAATTCAGCAGCTGGGTCGAACCCACGCCCCACCGCACCGTCCCATTTCGCTAGGCGATCGGAAAACTGAAACCCACTGAGCTGCGGAGTCAGAGCACAGTTGGGGAGCCCACAGACTCACAGGAAAGTGTAGGTGCTGACTTAATTTCTGCATGTCCAAATATTAATGTGTTGATTGGAGGAGTCACTGCTTTATGCTTGGTGGACACTGGTTCCATGGTGTCCACCGTTACTGAAAGCTTCTTTCTGGAGCAGTTTGCACCTTGGGGCCACGAGCGCCTTCAGTCTTGTCACTGGCTGCAGCTCCGAGCTGTTTAGCAATTCCATATATAGGCTACTTGGAGCTTGATGTGGAATATGTGGCAAGGTCATGCCCCGTTGTGGGATTCTTGTTGTCAAAAACCCCTCTGGTTTTGCGTCTTCTGTCCCTGGTATCTTGGGAATGAATGTGATACGCAAATGCTATCGATAGCTTTTCGGCGCATTCGGGCCTTCTCTTTTTGATTCACTTTCAGTGTCACAGGCACCTGGTCCCGTTATTGCGGCCTTGCAGCAGTGCCATCAGTCTGCCGCCCAGACCCCAGGGGGCCACATTGGCATTGTGAGAGTCCGAGGCAAACAAGCGGTGCGTATACCTGGAGGAGTGATGAAACTAGTTGCTGGTACCTGTCCAGAACAGTTCACTAGACAAAGTGCTCTGTTTGAGCAACCTGAGTCAGGTTTACCAGCCGGGTTGCTAGTGTCACCCTGCCTTATTCAGGTTGTCCGGGGTACAGTGTATGTCCCAGTTGTCAACGTTGGGACAACTGAAATTCTACTTTACCCACGGACTAGTTTGGGCGTCTTAAACGCTGCCCAGGTTGTCAGCCTGCCTCCAGGGGTAACTGAGGAGAGGTCAACCTTAGTAACTGTCTCTTCCCATACAGTTGCCCCCTCAGTGTCAGATCGGTTAGAGTCATTAGATCTGTCTGAATTGTCTGAGCATGAGCAAGCCAATGTAAACTCCCTAATAGGCAAATATCAATCTGTCTTTTCAACCCATGAAGGTGATTTGGGCTGCACCAACCTTCTCTCCCATGACATACCTCTGCTCGATGAGGTTCCTGTTCGTCAGAGGTACCGGCGTATCCCTCCCTCAGAATACGAAGAAGTGAAGGCTCACATTAATCAACTGTTGGAGTCTCAGGTCATTAGGGAGAGCTGTAGTCCATATGCATCACCCATAGTATTAGTCAGGAAAAAGGATGGGAACCTGCGCTTATGCGTGGACTATCGCCTCCTTAACAGTAAGACCAGAAAGGATGCATTCCCTCTGCCTCGCATCGAGGAGAGCTTGGATGCACTATCTGGGGCTTGCTGGTTTTCCACCATCGATCTGGCCAGCGGTTATAATCAGGTCCCTATGACGGAACAAGACCGAcccaaaactgcattttgtacacCATTTGGCCTTTTCGAGTTTAATCGCATGCCTTTTGGTTTGTGTAATGCCCCAAGCACCTTCCAGCGTCTGATGCAGAGAATGTTTGGTAAAGAGCAAGGTCAGTCCTTGTTACTGTATCTGGATGACATTATTGTCTTCTCATCCTCTGTGGAACAACATTTGCAGAGGCTGGAAATAGTGCTTGATCGGCTCCAAAAGGAAGGTCTTAAAGCGAAACTcgaaaagtgtgtattctttagACGGGAGGTCGGTTACTTGGGGCATGTTATCACAAGCCAGGGAGTGTCCACCGATCCCAAGAAAATCGAGGCTGTGTCTAAGTGGCAGCGCCCCCGCCACATATCAGAACTACGCTCATTTTTGGGTTTCGCTAGCTATTACCGTCGCTTCGTAGAGGGCTTTGCAAAATTGGCCGGCCCTCTGCATAAACTTGTGGCCGAGCTGGCAGGTACCAAATCCAAGAAGGGGCCAGGCCTAACTTTAGGTGCTGCGTGGACACCTCAGTGTGAGGCGAGCTTTGAGGCCTTAAAGGCAAAGTTGGTCTCGTCCCCAGTGTTAGTATATGCCGACTTCAGAAAGCCTTTCATTTTAGAAATTGATGCCAGCTATAGTGGTCTTGGGGCTGTACTCTCACAGGAGACTGACAATTGCGTGAAACCCATGGCCTATGCTAGCAGAGGCCTTCGACCCCCTGAGCGCAACATGACAAACTATAGTTCCATGAAGTTGGAATTCTTGGCACTCAAGTGGGCTATGACGGAGAAGTTCCGGGAGTATCTGTTGGGGCATACGTGCATTGTCTATACCGACAACAACCCGTTGAGCTACCTCCAGTCAGCAAAATTGGGGGCCACAGAGCAACGATGGGCCGCTCAATTGGCCGACTTTGACTTTACCATTAAGTATCGTTCAGGTCGCAGCAACAGAAACGCTGATGCGCTTTCACGGCAGTATGTTTCTGGCACCAATTTAGTTGATCATGTCTTGCCTGGCACTACGGTCCCCCTAGCCTTTCAGCAAGTGCTACTAACAGATCCGGGGTTGTCCGCCACTCAGTCCCTAGTCTCAGTTCTCCCATCACACTCTGCACCTGATCTCCGCTCCTTACAGGAAGATGATCCATTTCTAAAaagcgtgtttgtgttttggcgaCGTAAAGCGCCGCCCACCTCGGCTGAACAGCAACATTTGCCCAAGCCAGTCATGGCAATTCTGCGCCAATGGGACCGCTTGGTGGAGAAAGACTAGGTTCTGCTCCGCCGAGTCTTCCGCTCAGACGGGGGAGAGGAGGCTCTCCAGTTAATATTACCTGCAGTTCTCAAGCAGGAGACCTTGAACCAGCTTCACCAAGAGCACAGCCACCAGGGCATCGAGCGAACTACAGAATTGGTCAGACAACGCTGTTATTGGCCAGGAATGTCTTCGGACATTAAGAATTGGGTTCAAGAGTGTGAGCGCTGCCAAGTCGCTAAGGACTCAGGGCATGTGCCACATAGTTTTATGGGCCACCTGCTTGCCTCCCGACCCAATGAGATTGTGGCCATCGATTTCACACTATTGGAACCTTCCCGGAACGGTTTAGAAAATGTCTTAGTAATGACAGACGTGTTTAGTAAATTTACTGTCGCCATCCCTACACGGGATCAACGAGCCTCCACTGTGGCTCAGGTCTTAGTTCAGGAGTGGTTTTATAAGTTCGGTGTTCCAGGCCGCCTCCACTCGGACCAAGGAAGGAACTTTGAGAGTTCTTTGATTcaccagctctgctctttgtacGGGGTCACCAAATCCCGTACTACCCCATACCACCCTGCGGGTAACGGCCAATGCGAGCGGTTTAATAGAACTCTTCATAACCTCCTTCGTACCCTACCAGTTTCACGAAAACGGGACTGGGCCTCCTGTCTGTCCCAGGTGCTGTTTTGTTATAACACCACACCTCATCAGGGCACTGGTGAGTCGCCGTTCCTTCTAATGTTTGGGCAGGAACCTCGGCTTCCTGTGGACTTCCTTCTGGGTCGAGTTCAAGACCCAGTACCTGGCGGGGTGCAGGACTGGGTGGTCGAACACCAAGCTCGACTCAGAGTTGCTTTCGAGGGTGCTCGTGAACGGTTGTTGGCTGCTACTAGTAAAAGAAAATCGCGGCATGATCAGCGGGTCCGAGACCTACCTTTCACAGTAGGCCAATTAGTGTACCTGAGGGACCACAGCGTTAGAGGGCGACATAAAATCCAAGACCTTTGGAATGCCCAGGTCCATCAGGTTGTGAAGGCTCCCTGCGGTGATGGAGCAGTGTACACGGTTACCCCTGTAAATGACCCGCAGAAGGTCAAACGCGTACATCGGGACATGGTCAAGGCCGTGGTCCCGCATGAGGTTGCAAATTCCCCATCTAACATGCCCTCTCCGCCGTCCTTGGCCGTACGGGATGATGAGTCCTCTAATGCCGGAGACTTGTGGGTTTTGGTTCAGGAAACCCTTTGTCCACAGTCTGCGGTGGTTCCATGTACCAGGCCTTTGGAAAGCCCTCCTGTCCTGATCCCATTGGAGAACAGGCCCAGTATCTCAATACCTGTTGCTTGTTTGCCTTCTTCCTTACCAGCTCCCCTAGGGTTCCTACCCGAGCAGCTAGATCACGGTCAGTTGGCCCTGCGCCGATCTGCTCGGTCCACGGCAGGGCACCACTCAAATGTCCACCATCTTCCTTGCCCTGTTGAGCTACAACCTCAGGAAAACAATACACCCCTAGGCCCGATGTCCAATGCCCAGTTGGCCATTTTTAGGCCTTggtgttaatttgatttttctGGCCATCGTCGGGCCGACGATGCAAAAGGGGGGGGGATAAATGTGGCCAGATGCGGGTGCCCTCCCTGCCACTTGGGGCGCTGTGCCTGCATGCGCCCTCCCCGTCAATCTATACTCCACGCTACGCCTTCACGGCACGTGGAGGGAACAGGTGCAGGGGAACGCCCATATTTTATAGTTACATTTAACTCAGctctattgtgtttgtatgtgttattttgttgtttgtttgtttaaacgtgttttaaaccttgacttgtttgaataatatttttgttgtggtcAGGTGCTGTGGCCCTGAGGCGGCGACCCAATTCCTGGTGGAGGGAGTTTTCTTcacaacttgttttgtttggtgtgcCGTGTCACAGgtggtttgttttattagcCCCTTCCCCCTTTTGTTTGGTTCTCGCCGCTGCGGTAAGTCACAGCCCTGTCCAGTTAGTTACTCATTTTTAACTCGAGTGttaggtttgttttgtgtttagattatgtgtatttgtgtttattaaagttggtttattattgatttaaacaCGTCTCTTGCCCCGAGCTTTTCGGCGCATTCGGGCCTTCTCTTTTTGATTCACTTTCAGTGTCACAGGCACCTGGTCCCGTTATTGCGGCCTTGCAGCAGTGCCATCAGTCTGCCGCCCAGACCCCAGGGGGCCACATTGGCATTGTGAGAGTCCGAGGCAAACAAGCGGTGCGAATACCTGGAGGAGTGATGAAACTAGTTGCTGGTACCTGTCCAGAACAGTTCACTAGACAAAGTGCTCTGTTTGAGCAACCTGAGTCAGGTTTACCAGCCGGGTTGCTAGTGTCACCCTGCCTTATTCAGGTTGTCCGGGGTACAGTGTATGTCCCAGTTGTCAACGTTGGGACAACTGAAATTCTACTTTACCCACGGACTAGTTTGGGCGTCTTAAACGCTGCCCAGGTTGTCAGCCTGCCTCCAGGGGTAACTGAGGAGAGGTCAACCTTAGTAACTGTCTCTTCCCATACAGTTGCCCCCTCAGTGTCAGATCGGTTAGAGTCATTAGATCTGTCTGAATTGTCTGAGCATGAGCAAGCCAATGTAAACTCCCTAATAGGCAAATATCAATCTGTCTTTTCAACCCATGAAGGT encodes the following:
- the LOC128446370 gene encoding LOW QUALITY PROTEIN: uncharacterized protein LOC128446370 (The sequence of the model RefSeq protein was modified relative to this genomic sequence to represent the inferred CDS: substituted 1 base at 1 genomic stop codon) — its product is MARVKQCAPDGMPNSDILLRDQFVEHVFDSSLRRELKQLVRRQPTGTLLELRGEAIRWEREGLPGGDRGRSSSLPSAYGLQYGVQGRFQTAPPVTSPGPGFSELMNLMKCQQEQLNQLTQAVASLQAPRSRVSQAPGPVIAALQQCHQSAAQTPGGHIGIVRVRGKQAVRIPGGVMKLVAVAPSVSDRLESLDLSELSEHEQANVNSLIGKYQSVFSTHEGDLGCTNLLSHDIPLLDEVPVRQRYRRIPPSEYEEVKAHINQLLESQVIRESCSPYASPIVLVRKKDGNLRLCVDYRLLNSKTRKDAFPLPRIEESLDALSGACWFSTIDLASGYNQVPMTEQDRPKTAFCTPFGLFEFNRMPFGLCNAPSTFQRLMQRMFGKEQGQSLLLYLDDIIVFSSSVEQHLQRLEIVLDRLQKEGLKAKLEKCVFFRREVGYLGHVITSQGVSTDPKKIEAVSKWQRPRHISELRSFLGFASYYRRFVEGFAKLAGPLHKLVAELAGTKSKKGPGLTLGAAWTPQCEASFEALKAKLVSSPVLVYADFRKPFILEIDASYSGLGAVLSQETDNCVKPMAYASRGLRPPERNMTNYSSMKLEFLALKWAMTEKFREYLLGHTCIVYTDNNPLSYLQSAKLGATEQRWAAQLADFDFTIKYRSGRSNRNADALSRQYVSGTNLVDHVLPGTTVPLAFQQVLLTDPGLSATQSLVSVLPSHSAPDLRSLQEDDPFLKSVFVFWRRKAPPTSAEQQHLPKPVMAILRQWDRLVEKDXVLLRRVFRSDGGEEALQLILPAVLKQETLNQLHQEHSHQGIERTTELVRQRCYWPGMSSDIKNWVQECERCQVAKDSGHVPHSFMGHLLASRPNEIVAIDFTLLEPSRNGLENVLVMTDVFSKFTVAIPTRDQRASTVAQVLVQEWFYKFGVPGRLHSDQGRNFESSLIHQLCSLYGVTKSRTTPYHPAGNGQCERFNRTLHNLLRTLPVSRKRDWASCLSQVLFCYNTTPHQGTGESPFLLMFGQEPRLPVDFLLGRVQDPVPGGVQDWVVEHQARLRVAFEGARERLLAATSKRKSRHDQRVRDLPFTVGQLVYLRDHSVRGRHKIQDLWNAQVHQVVKAPCGDGAVYTVTPVNDPQKVKRVHRDMVKAVVPHEVANSPSNMPSPPSLAVRDDESSNAGDLWVLVQETLCPQSAVVPSPLGFLPEQLDHVSQAPGPVIAALQQCHQSAAQTPGGHIGIVRVRGKQAVRIPGGVMKLVAVSDRLESLDLSELSEHEQANVNSLIGKYQSVFSTHEGDLGCTNLLSHDIPLLDEVPVRQRYRRIPPSEYEEVKAHINQLLESQVIRESCSPYASPIVLVRKKDGNLRLCVDYRLLNSKTRKDAFPLPRIEESLDALSGACWFSTIDLASGYNQVPMTEQDRPKTAFCTPFGLFEFNRMPFGLCNAPSTFQRLMQRMFGKEQGQSLLLYLDDIIVFSSSVEQHLQRLEIVLDRLQKEGLKAKLEKCVFFRREVGYLGHVITSQGVSTDPKKIEAVSKWQRPRHISELRSFLGFASYYRRFVEGFAKLAGPLHKLVAELAGTKSKKGPGLTLGAAWTPQCEASFEALKAKLVSSPVLVYADFRKPFILEIDASYSGLGAVLSQETDNCVKPMAYASRGLRPPERNMTNYSSMKLEFLALKWAMTEKFREYLLGHTCIVYTDNNPLSYLQSAKLGATEIGRNFESSLIHQLCSLYGVTKSRTTPYHPAGNGQCERFNRTLHNLLRTLPVSRKRDWASCLSQVLFCYNTTPHQGTGESPFLLMFGQEPRLPVDFLLGRVQDPVPGGVQDWVVEHQARLRVAFEGARERLLAATSKRKSRHDQRVRDLPFTVGQLVYLRDHSVRGRHKIQDLWNAQVHQVVKAPCGDGAVYTVTPVNDPQKVKRVHRDMVKAVVPHEVANSPSNMPSPPSLAVRDDESSNAGDLWVLVQETLCPQSAVVPCTRPLESPPVLIPLENRPSISIPVACLPSSLPAPLGFLPEQLDHGQLALRRSARSTAGHHSNVHHLPCPVELQPQENNTPLGPMSNAQLAIFRPWC